One Bifidobacteriaceae bacterium DNA segment encodes these proteins:
- a CDS encoding LytR C-terminal domain-containing protein: protein MSKNAYPYPPDEFDQIDLNSRPKEVHAAHRTAWSRVWPFLLVIVLVPSIAFLAVHFLADKLPGGGSSSPPAAAPTSPNVVAPTDDQTSIEEPPPTEEPPPPTQAPPSEEPPAPVVDKSAVVTVYNAGQTKGAAGTAADQLVTEGFANADKTFDASPTDPSVSTVYYSADSQLDTANEVARVLQITSVQLDPQVAGGNIVVVVK, encoded by the coding sequence GTGAGTAAGAACGCATACCCGTACCCGCCGGATGAGTTCGACCAAATCGACCTGAATTCGCGACCCAAAGAGGTCCACGCGGCGCACCGCACTGCCTGGAGCCGGGTGTGGCCGTTCTTGTTGGTGATCGTCTTGGTGCCGAGCATCGCGTTCCTGGCTGTGCATTTCCTGGCCGACAAGCTGCCCGGCGGCGGCTCGTCATCGCCGCCGGCTGCGGCGCCGACCTCGCCGAACGTGGTGGCTCCCACGGATGACCAGACCTCGATCGAAGAGCCCCCTCCCACCGAGGAACCCCCGCCGCCCACTCAGGCGCCGCCAAGCGAGGAGCCCCCGGCGCCAGTTGTCGACAAGAGCGCGGTCGTGACGGTTTACAACGCCGGCCAAACCAAGGGCGCGGCCGGCACCGCGGCCGATCAGCTGGTGACTGAGGGGTTCGCCAACGCCGACAAGACCTTCGACGCCAGCCCGACCGACCCGAGCGTGTCCACGGTTTACTACTCGGCCGATTCCCAGTTGGACACGGCCAACGAGGTGGCAAGGGTCCTCCAGATCACCTCGGTGCAACTCGACCCGCAGGTGGCGGGCGGGAACATTGTGGTCGTGGTGAAGTAG
- the groL gene encoding chaperonin GroEL (60 kDa chaperone family; promotes refolding of misfolded polypeptides especially under stressful conditions; forms two stacked rings of heptamers to form a barrel-shaped 14mer; ends can be capped by GroES; misfolded proteins enter the barrel where they are refolded when GroES binds), which produces MAKIIAFDEDARRGMERGLNELADTVKVTLGPKGRNVVLEKKWGAPTITNDGVSIAKEIELEEPFEKIGAELVKEVAKKTDDVAGDGTTTATVLAQALVREGLRNVAAGANPIALKRGIDQAVDAVVKTLLAQAKEVEGKDEVAATASISAGDPAIGSLIAEAMDKVGNEGVITVEESNTFGLELELTEGMRFDKGYLSMYFQTDAERQEAVLEEPYILLVESKISSVKDLLPLLEKVSQVSKPLAIIAEDVDGEALALLVVNKVRGSFKSVAVKAPGFGDRRKAMLQDMAVLTGAQVISETVGLKLENTTLDMLGTARKVVVTKDETTIVDGGGDAEAIAGRVAQIRSEIEATDSDYDREKLQERLAKLAGGVAVIKAGAATEVELKERKHRIEDAVRNAKAAVEEGIVAGGGVSLLQAGKDAFKDLELSGDEAIGANIVKVALSAPLKQIAENAGLEGGVVAERVANSPVGVGLNAETGEYEDLMAAGIADPVKVTRSALQNAASIAGLFLTTEAVVADKPEKSAPAAPDGGMGGMDY; this is translated from the coding sequence ATGGCTAAGATCATTGCCTTCGATGAGGATGCCCGCCGTGGCATGGAACGCGGCCTAAACGAACTGGCCGACACGGTCAAGGTCACCTTGGGGCCCAAGGGCCGCAACGTGGTCTTGGAGAAGAAGTGGGGAGCCCCCACCATCACGAATGACGGCGTGTCGATCGCAAAAGAGATCGAACTGGAGGAGCCTTTCGAGAAGATCGGCGCCGAACTGGTCAAGGAAGTCGCCAAGAAGACTGACGACGTGGCGGGCGATGGCACCACCACCGCAACCGTCTTGGCCCAGGCCCTGGTGCGCGAAGGTTTGCGCAACGTGGCCGCCGGCGCCAACCCGATCGCCCTCAAGCGGGGGATCGACCAGGCCGTCGATGCCGTCGTCAAGACTCTGTTGGCGCAGGCCAAGGAAGTGGAGGGCAAGGACGAGGTAGCAGCCACGGCCTCGATCTCCGCCGGCGACCCGGCGATCGGTTCCCTGATCGCCGAGGCTATGGACAAGGTTGGCAACGAGGGTGTCATCACCGTTGAGGAGTCCAACACCTTTGGCCTGGAACTCGAGCTGACGGAGGGCATGCGTTTCGACAAGGGTTACCTGTCGATGTATTTCCAGACCGACGCCGAGCGTCAGGAAGCCGTGCTGGAGGAGCCCTACATCCTGTTGGTCGAATCCAAGATCAGCTCGGTCAAGGACCTGCTCCCGCTGCTGGAGAAGGTTTCGCAGGTGTCCAAGCCCCTGGCGATCATCGCCGAGGACGTGGACGGCGAGGCGCTGGCCCTGCTGGTGGTCAACAAGGTCCGCGGGTCCTTCAAGTCGGTGGCTGTCAAGGCCCCCGGCTTCGGCGACCGCCGCAAGGCGATGCTGCAGGACATGGCCGTGTTGACCGGCGCCCAGGTCATCTCCGAGACGGTTGGCCTCAAGCTTGAGAACACCACTCTCGACATGCTGGGCACCGCCCGCAAGGTGGTTGTGACCAAGGATGAGACCACGATCGTGGACGGCGGCGGCGACGCCGAGGCGATTGCCGGCCGGGTGGCCCAGATCCGGTCCGAGATCGAGGCGACCGACTCCGACTACGACCGCGAGAAGCTGCAAGAGCGTCTGGCCAAGCTGGCTGGCGGCGTGGCGGTCATCAAGGCCGGCGCGGCGACGGAGGTCGAACTGAAGGAGCGCAAGCATCGCATTGAGGATGCGGTCCGCAACGCCAAGGCGGCTGTGGAAGAGGGCATTGTGGCCGGTGGCGGCGTCTCGCTGCTGCAGGCCGGGAAGGACGCCTTCAAGGATCTGGAGCTCAGTGGCGACGAGGCGATTGGCGCCAACATCGTCAAGGTGGCCCTGTCCGCGCCCCTCAAGCAGATCGCCGAGAACGCCGGCCTGGAAGGCGGCGTGGTGGCCGAGCGGGTCGCCAACTCCCCGGTGGGCGTTGGGCTCAACGCCGAAACGGGCGAGTACGAGGACCTCATGGCCGCCGGCATTGCCGACCCGGTCAAGGTCACCCGTTCCGCGCTGCAGAACGCTGCCTCGATCGCCGGCCTGTTCTTGACGACCGAAGCGGTTGTCGCGGACAAGCCGGAGAAATCCGCGCCGGCCGCGCCGGACGGCGGCATGGGCGGGATGGACTACTGA
- a CDS encoding DUF3263 domain-containing protein, which yields MGQAARAGQRAELEDAQRRVLMFERQHWCYEGSKESAIRELFDMEPTRYYELLGRLIDTEAALAFDPQLVKRLRRQRLERHRARSARRLDPPV from the coding sequence ATGGGGCAGGCGGCGCGGGCGGGCCAACGGGCTGAGTTGGAAGACGCGCAACGCCGCGTGCTCATGTTTGAACGGCAACACTGGTGCTATGAGGGCTCCAAGGAGAGCGCCATCCGCGAGCTGTTCGACATGGAGCCAACTCGTTATTACGAACTGCTCGGGCGCCTGATCGACACCGAGGCCGCCCTCGCCTTCGACCCGCAACTGGTCAAGCGGCTTCGGCGCCAGCGCCTCGAAAGGCACCGCGCCCGCTCAGCGCGCCGTCTAGATCCACCGGTTTGA
- a CDS encoding uracil-DNA glycosylase encodes MNQPAPLASLIDPGWASALADVEPQIRAMGQFLRAENAAGRGYLPAGQNVLRAFTYPLDQVKVLIVGQDPYPTPGHPVGLSFSVAPNVRPLPGSLRNIFQELTHDAAVPPPSTGDLTPWCGQGVMLLNRVLTVRPGEPGSHRGKGWEQITAHAIDALAARGGPLVAILWGRDAANLAPRLGQVPRIESPHPSPLSASRGFFGSRPFTRANTLLAEQGAGPVDWRLP; translated from the coding sequence GTGAATCAGCCCGCTCCCCTCGCGTCACTGATCGACCCGGGTTGGGCCAGCGCCCTGGCGGACGTCGAGCCCCAAATCCGGGCCATGGGCCAGTTCTTGAGGGCCGAGAACGCCGCCGGCCGCGGCTACCTGCCCGCCGGCCAGAACGTCTTGCGCGCCTTCACCTATCCGTTGGACCAGGTAAAGGTCCTGATTGTGGGCCAGGACCCGTACCCCACCCCCGGCCATCCCGTCGGCCTGAGCTTTTCAGTCGCCCCGAACGTGCGGCCCCTGCCCGGTTCGCTGCGCAACATCTTTCAAGAGTTGACGCACGATGCCGCCGTCCCGCCACCCAGCACCGGCGACCTCACCCCGTGGTGCGGCCAGGGCGTCATGCTGCTCAACCGCGTGTTGACCGTGCGACCCGGCGAACCCGGATCGCACCGGGGCAAGGGCTGGGAGCAGATCACCGCCCACGCCATAGACGCGCTGGCCGCTCGTGGCGGCCCCCTCGTGGCGATCTTGTGGGGCCGCGACGCCGCCAACCTGGCCCCGCGCCTGGGCCAGGTGCCGCGCATCGAGTCGCCGCACCCCTCCCCATTGTCAGCCAGTCGCGGCTTCTTCGGCTCGCGCCCCTTCACCCGCGCCAACACGCTCCTGGCCGAACAGGGCGCGGGCCCGGTGGACTGGCGCCTCCCTTAA